The proteins below are encoded in one region of Prevotella melaninogenica ATCC 25845:
- the ahpF gene encoding alkyl hydroperoxide reductase subunit F — protein MLDSSILEQVKGVFGSLSSDITLSVTRNSNDENSAEFSSFVEDIASTSDKIKTVYQEGEHFSFSILRNGEETGISFRGIPNGHEFTSLLLAILNSDGQGKNLPDEAIATRIKSLKGEIRLQTYVSLTCTNCPDVVQALNVMALINPNISNEMVDGGLYQDEIQRLNIQGVPSVYVNGEPLHTGRGDLGILLQELEDKVGTDHDENAVQTVREYDVIVLGGGPAGASSAIYSARKGLRVAIVAERIGGQVNDTTGIENLISVTKTTGTQLAADLRTHINDYSIDVFDNRKVVSTNLKEAIKTVSVRGGETFTAPAVVIATGASWRLLGLPDEDKYIGHGEHFCPHCDGPFYKGKDVAVIGGGNSGIEAAIDLAGICRHVTVLEFADAMRADEVLQQKVASLPNVEVFLSTQTTALLGDGQKLSGIRVKDRTNDEERDIALDGVFVQIGLSPNSDAFKDQVEVTPRNEIVIDATNRTNLSGVYAAGDVTTVPYKQITIAMGEGAKAALSAFDDRIRGVI, from the coding sequence ATGTTAGATTCAAGCATACTCGAACAGGTGAAGGGCGTCTTTGGTTCGCTCTCATCTGATATAACCCTTAGCGTTACTCGCAATAGTAATGATGAGAACTCTGCAGAGTTTTCGTCTTTCGTAGAGGATATTGCCTCTACTTCTGACAAGATAAAGACGGTTTATCAGGAAGGAGAACACTTCTCATTCAGTATTCTTCGCAATGGTGAAGAGACTGGTATCAGCTTCCGTGGTATACCAAATGGTCACGAGTTTACCTCGTTGCTCCTTGCTATCCTTAACTCTGACGGACAGGGTAAGAACCTTCCTGACGAGGCGATAGCTACACGTATCAAGTCGTTGAAGGGTGAAATCCGCCTTCAGACCTACGTATCACTCACCTGTACAAACTGTCCTGACGTTGTTCAGGCACTCAACGTAATGGCGCTTATCAACCCAAATATTAGCAATGAGATGGTTGATGGTGGTCTTTATCAGGATGAAATACAACGTTTGAACATACAAGGCGTACCTTCTGTGTACGTTAATGGGGAACCATTGCACACCGGTCGTGGTGATCTTGGTATCCTTCTGCAAGAGTTGGAGGACAAAGTTGGTACCGACCATGATGAGAATGCGGTGCAAACAGTACGTGAATATGATGTTATCGTACTCGGTGGTGGTCCTGCTGGAGCATCTTCTGCTATCTATTCTGCTCGCAAAGGCTTGCGCGTAGCTATCGTTGCGGAGCGTATTGGAGGACAGGTAAACGACACAACAGGTATCGAGAATCTTATCTCTGTTACCAAAACGACAGGTACACAGCTTGCTGCCGACCTTCGCACACATATCAATGATTATTCGATTGATGTATTCGACAACCGCAAGGTGGTATCAACCAACTTGAAAGAGGCTATTAAGACTGTTTCAGTACGTGGTGGAGAAACCTTCACCGCACCAGCTGTTGTGATTGCAACAGGTGCAAGTTGGCGCCTTCTTGGTCTGCCAGATGAGGATAAATACATCGGTCATGGTGAGCATTTCTGTCCTCATTGCGATGGTCCTTTCTACAAAGGTAAGGACGTAGCAGTCATCGGTGGTGGTAACTCTGGTATCGAAGCAGCCATTGACTTGGCTGGTATCTGCCGCCACGTGACCGTACTTGAGTTCGCTGATGCTATGCGTGCTGATGAAGTTTTACAGCAGAAAGTAGCCAGCCTGCCTAATGTTGAGGTGTTCCTTTCTACCCAAACAACAGCTCTCTTGGGTGATGGTCAGAAGCTATCGGGTATCAGAGTGAAGGACCGCACCAATGATGAGGAACGTGATATAGCCTTAGATGGTGTCTTTGTTCAGATTGGTTTGTCGCCAAACAGCGATGCTTTCAAGGATCAAGTAGAGGTTACTCCTCGCAATGAGATTGTCATTGACGCAACCAATCGCACTAATCTAAGTGGCGTATATGCTGCTGGTGACGTTACGACGGTGCCTTACAAACAGATTACAATTGCTATGGGAGAAGGTGCAAAGGCTGCCCTTTCAGCCTTTGATGACCGTATCCGTGGCGTGATTTAA
- a CDS encoding hydrogen peroxide-inducible genes activator yields MTLQQLEYVMAVYRLKHFAKAADDCNVTQPTLSSMIQKLEDELGVKIFDRKRQPIQPTQAGMKVIEEAWKVLNRAKKLKQIIDEERQVLTGTFEVGVLPTIAPYLIPRFFPQLMNEHPEMDVRITEMKTEDMRRALRRGDIDAGILARVDGLEEMSCTPLYREQFFGYVAEGDPLFEKEFIRPADLSGEYLWLLDEGHCFRDQLVKFCQLKSAALSKKSYNLGSIETFMRVVEHGKGVTFIPQLALSQLTKEQHRLVRPFAHPVPSREIILMTSPNFIRHTLLHMLAERIKESLPDDFQS; encoded by the coding sequence ATGACACTACAACAATTAGAATATGTAATGGCAGTTTATCGGCTCAAGCATTTTGCAAAGGCAGCCGATGACTGCAATGTTACACAGCCTACACTTAGTTCGATGATTCAAAAGTTAGAAGACGAATTAGGTGTGAAAATCTTTGACCGTAAGCGTCAGCCAATACAGCCTACACAAGCGGGTATGAAGGTGATTGAGGAGGCTTGGAAGGTGCTTAATCGTGCAAAGAAACTCAAGCAGATAATCGATGAGGAACGGCAGGTGCTGACCGGTACCTTTGAGGTGGGTGTGCTACCGACAATTGCACCTTATCTTATTCCGCGATTCTTCCCACAGTTAATGAATGAACATCCTGAGATGGATGTGAGGATTACGGAGATGAAAACCGAGGATATGCGCAGGGCACTTCGTAGGGGCGATATAGATGCTGGTATCTTGGCACGTGTCGACGGACTGGAGGAAATGTCGTGTACACCGCTTTATCGTGAACAGTTCTTCGGTTATGTAGCAGAAGGCGACCCATTGTTTGAAAAGGAGTTTATTCGTCCTGCTGACTTGTCGGGAGAGTACCTGTGGTTGTTGGACGAAGGACATTGTTTCCGTGACCAGTTGGTGAAGTTCTGCCAGCTAAAGTCGGCTGCTTTAAGCAAGAAGAGTTATAACTTAGGAAGTATAGAAACCTTTATGCGTGTAGTAGAGCATGGCAAAGGAGTTACCTTTATCCCTCAACTTGCCCTCTCGCAGCTCACAAAGGAACAGCATCGTTTAGTGCGTCCTTTCGCCCATCCAGTGCCTTCTCGTGAGATAATACTGATGACATCGCCTAACTTCATTCGTCATACATTGCTCCATATGCTTGCAGAAAGGATAAAAGAGTCCTTACCTGATGATTTCCAAAGTTAA
- a CDS encoding heavy metal translocating P-type ATPase: MKKKLIRIILTAVLLAGAWLVEHFTALPMWQVLLVYLVPYLVISYDVLGEAVEGIMEGDPFDENFLMSIATIGALLIGFLPGAEPQFIEGVFVMLFFQLGELFEHYAEDKARDSISELMDIRPDVANVERNGVVASVSPEEVKIGETVIVKPGEKIPLDGRVLEGSSSLNTVALTGESMPRDVSAGMEVISGCVNLSGVLKVQVEKAYSESTAAKIIQLVEEAGDNKSRSESFIRRFARVYTPIVVIAALALAVIPPFFYDSYAPAFGVWLYRALTFLVVSCPCALVISIPLTFFAGIGGASHKGILIKGGNYMDALSKLSTVVFDKTGTLTRGTFDVEAIHPEKLSEHELLHLAAHVERYSTHPIALALRMAYANEKDNCIVEDIQETAGQGITATVNNQKVSVGNSRLMATLGITIPTCKRCTSHAGTIVHVAIDGEYAGHIVISDQLKADAVKAIESLKQLGVSKTVMLSGDKREVVEQVAEQTKVTEYYAELLPTDKVKHVERLIAEKNAGETIAFVGDGINDAPVLARADVGIAMGALGSDAAIEAADVVLMDDKPSKIALAIELSCRTIFIAKENAWFAIGIKVAVLLLATFGMASMGLAVFADVGVMVLAVLNAMRAR; encoded by the coding sequence ATGAAAAAGAAACTTATAAGAATCATTCTTACGGCTGTACTCCTCGCTGGAGCATGGTTAGTAGAGCATTTCACAGCACTTCCAATGTGGCAGGTGTTGCTTGTTTATTTGGTTCCTTATCTGGTTATCAGTTATGATGTATTAGGTGAAGCGGTTGAGGGAATCATGGAAGGCGATCCTTTTGACGAGAATTTCCTTATGAGTATTGCGACTATCGGAGCATTGCTCATCGGTTTCCTTCCCGGTGCCGAACCACAGTTTATCGAAGGAGTCTTCGTGATGTTGTTCTTCCAATTAGGCGAACTCTTTGAGCATTATGCGGAAGATAAGGCGCGCGACTCCATCTCTGAACTAATGGATATCCGTCCAGATGTAGCCAATGTAGAGCGAAACGGAGTGGTAGCGAGCGTAAGTCCAGAGGAAGTGAAGATAGGTGAGACAGTGATTGTTAAACCAGGAGAGAAGATACCGTTAGATGGAAGGGTGCTTGAGGGCAGTTCCAGCCTTAATACCGTAGCCCTTACGGGTGAGAGTATGCCACGTGATGTAAGTGCGGGTATGGAAGTTATCTCTGGTTGTGTTAATCTTTCGGGTGTGTTGAAAGTACAAGTTGAAAAGGCATATAGCGAGTCTACCGCTGCAAAGATTATCCAACTCGTTGAAGAGGCAGGTGATAACAAGTCACGCAGTGAGTCGTTCATTCGTCGTTTTGCACGTGTCTATACACCTATTGTGGTGATTGCTGCCCTTGCTTTGGCTGTTATTCCTCCGTTCTTCTATGATAGTTACGCACCAGCCTTTGGTGTTTGGCTCTATCGTGCATTGACCTTCTTGGTTGTAAGTTGCCCATGTGCTTTGGTTATTTCTATTCCTCTTACCTTCTTTGCGGGCATCGGTGGGGCTTCTCATAAGGGAATCCTCATTAAGGGTGGTAACTATATGGATGCTTTGTCAAAACTCTCTACGGTAGTATTCGATAAGACAGGAACATTGACACGTGGTACTTTTGATGTTGAGGCTATCCACCCAGAGAAACTCTCTGAGCATGAGTTGCTTCATTTAGCAGCCCATGTTGAACGTTATTCTACCCATCCAATCGCCCTTGCTCTCCGTATGGCATATGCGAATGAAAAGGATAATTGCATTGTTGAAGATATACAAGAAACAGCGGGACAGGGTATTACTGCCACTGTTAATAATCAGAAAGTAAGTGTTGGTAACAGCCGTTTAATGGCAACATTAGGTATTACAATCCCTACCTGCAAACGTTGTACGAGCCATGCGGGTACGATTGTTCACGTTGCGATTGATGGTGAATATGCAGGTCATATCGTTATCTCTGACCAGTTGAAGGCTGATGCAGTGAAGGCTATAGAGTCTCTGAAGCAGTTGGGGGTTAGTAAGACAGTGATGCTGAGCGGCGACAAGAGGGAAGTTGTTGAGCAAGTTGCTGAGCAGACAAAGGTGACGGAATATTATGCAGAACTGCTCCCTACTGACAAAGTAAAGCATGTTGAGCGGCTCATTGCAGAGAAAAATGCTGGTGAAACAATCGCCTTTGTCGGTGATGGAATCAATGATGCACCAGTATTGGCACGTGCTGATGTGGGCATTGCTATGGGTGCTTTGGGAAGTGATGCAGCTATTGAGGCAGCCGATGTTGTACTGATGGACGATAAACCTTCGAAGATAGCACTTGCCATAGAACTCTCATGCCGTACTATTTTCATAGCAAAGGAGAACGCATGGTTCGCCATCGGTATTAAAGTTGCAGTCCTTCTTCTTGCCACCTTTGGAATGGCAAGCATGGGATTAGCCGTCTTTGCTGATGTTGGTGTGATGGTTCTTGCCGTTCTTAATGCGATGAGAGCAAGATAG
- a CDS encoding SPFH domain-containing protein yields MNNPKKILLPVALVVTFCAIGLVFFSFVNPSYDQEAALKMKPIFFGSTRVADEPVNSITLIAPTTTAVYFNILPQKMQFQFDDLLSNDNTPLDVNMYMIIQVKKGQTPDLLRNYGENWFENFIEPYFRNKVREYVSSCSPFDLMSNREVLAKFDDRIKQSMRQYVASLSRKANFPIDIQQVITDRVMPNKEQLEEMNKTAASIQAKQTQEKRAEMELARAKAERNKAVADKAYMTELNLSPAQFIQLRAWDVIEKKNGANIDVLFGGGETPMWNIRR; encoded by the coding sequence ATGAATAATCCTAAAAAAATATTGCTTCCAGTAGCTCTTGTAGTCACTTTTTGTGCTATTGGTCTTGTTTTCTTCTCGTTTGTAAATCCTTCTTACGACCAAGAAGCGGCATTAAAGATGAAGCCTATCTTCTTTGGTAGTACGCGTGTTGCTGATGAACCAGTAAATTCAATTACACTGATTGCACCAACAACGACCGCTGTCTACTTTAATATTCTGCCACAGAAGATGCAGTTCCAGTTTGATGATTTGCTTTCAAACGACAATACTCCACTTGATGTTAATATGTATATGATTATCCAAGTGAAGAAAGGACAGACCCCTGACTTGCTGAGGAACTATGGAGAAAACTGGTTTGAGAACTTCATTGAACCTTATTTCCGCAATAAAGTGCGTGAGTATGTATCCTCTTGTTCGCCATTCGACTTGATGAGTAATCGTGAGGTTCTTGCAAAGTTCGATGACCGTATTAAGCAGTCTATGCGCCAGTATGTAGCCTCTTTGTCACGAAAGGCAAACTTCCCTATTGATATTCAACAGGTAATTACCGACCGTGTGATGCCTAACAAGGAGCAGTTGGAGGAGATGAACAAGACTGCTGCAAGTATTCAGGCAAAGCAAACACAAGAGAAGCGTGCCGAAATGGAACTTGCACGTGCTAAGGCTGAGCGTAATAAGGCGGTGGCTGATAAGGCTTATATGACCGAACTAAACCTCTCTCCAGCACAGTTCATACAGTTGCGTGCATGGGATGTTATCGAGAAGAAGAATGGTGCTAACATAGATGTTCTCTTTGGAGGAGGCGAAACACCGATGTGGAATATCCGTAGATAG
- the ahpC gene encoding alkyl hydroperoxide reductase subunit C: MEPIINAHAPEFTVQAFQDGQFKTVSSKDIEGKWALFFFYPADFTFVCPTELEDLADKYEQLKGLGVEVFSVSTDTHFVHKAWHDASDRIKKIKYTMLADPTGVLSRGFGVYKEDEGLAYRGTFLVNPEGLVKIAEIQDNSIGRNADELVRKVEAALFVASHEGEVCPAKWKQGDETLKPSIDLVGKL; this comes from the coding sequence ATGGAACCAATTATTAATGCACACGCACCAGAGTTTACCGTTCAGGCTTTCCAGGACGGACAGTTTAAGACCGTTTCAAGCAAGGATATCGAGGGCAAATGGGCACTCTTCTTCTTCTATCCAGCTGACTTCACTTTCGTATGTCCTACAGAGTTGGAGGATTTGGCTGACAAGTACGAGCAGCTCAAGGGTCTTGGTGTAGAGGTATTCTCAGTAAGTACTGATACTCACTTCGTACACAAGGCATGGCACGATGCTTCTGATAGAATCAAGAAGATTAAGTACACAATGCTTGCTGACCCAACTGGCGTATTGAGCCGTGGCTTCGGTGTATACAAAGAGGACGAGGGTTTGGCTTACCGTGGTACATTCCTCGTAAACCCAGAGGGTCTCGTTAAGATTGCTGAAATCCAGGACAACAGCATCGGTCGTAATGCTGATGAGTTGGTACGTAAGGTTGAGGCTGCGTTGTTCGTTGCTTCTCACGAGGGTGAGGTTTGCCCAGCTAAGTGGAAGCAGGGTGACGAAACATTGAAGCCAAGCATCGACCTTGTTGGTAAGCTCTAA
- a CDS encoding DUF3990 domain-containing protein, translating into MRLYHGTNTDFSEIDLAKSFPLKDFGQGFYLTTIREQAERMAKRKYEALGGKAIVQEYEFDESSLHKGDLKVLIFEGTTPEWATFIFNNRSRNKNYQHDYDIVVGPIADDGVAFLINLYTTGAVTLAQFTRMLKFKKLSNQYFFGTEKAVKQLRRIK; encoded by the coding sequence ATGAGACTCTATCATGGTACTAATACTGATTTTTCAGAGATTGATCTTGCAAAGTCTTTCCCGCTAAAAGACTTCGGACAAGGCTTTTACTTGACGACAATACGTGAGCAGGCAGAACGAATGGCGAAACGAAAATACGAGGCGTTGGGGGGCAAAGCCATTGTACAAGAGTATGAATTCGATGAGAGTTCCTTACATAAAGGTGATTTGAAAGTGCTGATTTTTGAAGGAACTACCCCTGAATGGGCAACATTTATCTTTAATAATAGGTCAAGAAACAAAAACTATCAGCATGATTATGATATCGTTGTCGGACCTATAGCAGATGATGGAGTAGCCTTTCTTATCAACCTGTACACTACGGGAGCAGTCACTTTGGCACAGTTTACAAGGATGCTTAAGTTTAAGAAGCTCAGTAATCAGTATTTCTTTGGAACTGAAAAGGCTGTAAAACAATTAAGAAGAATAAAGTAA
- a CDS encoding NAD-dependent epimerase/dehydratase family protein, with translation MKNVLVIGSTGQIGSELTRELRKRYGNDSIVAGYIKGAEPKGELKESGPSAEADVTNPEMIADVVKKYNIDTIYNLAALLSVVAEKKPQLAWKIGIDGLWNILEVARENNCAVFTPSSIGSFGLSTPHTQTPQDTVQRPGTIYGVSKVTTELLSDYYFKKYGVDTRSVRFPGLISYVTPPGGGTTDYAVDIYYAAVRGEKFVCPIKKGTLMDMMYMPDGLHAAISLMEADPTRLVHRNGFNIASMSFDPEEIFNAIKRYKPDFEMEYDVDPLKQGIADSWPDSLDDSCARAEWDWKPQYDLDDMTVDMLKNLEAKLK, from the coding sequence ATGAAAAATGTATTGGTCATAGGCTCTACAGGTCAAATCGGCTCAGAGCTTACCCGAGAACTTAGAAAACGTTATGGAAACGACAGCATTGTTGCTGGTTACATTAAAGGAGCAGAACCTAAAGGTGAACTGAAAGAAAGCGGTCCATCAGCAGAGGCCGACGTTACTAACCCAGAGATGATTGCCGATGTTGTTAAGAAATACAACATTGACACCATCTACAACCTTGCTGCATTACTCTCTGTAGTTGCTGAAAAGAAGCCTCAACTGGCTTGGAAAATCGGTATTGACGGTCTGTGGAATATCTTGGAAGTAGCACGTGAGAACAATTGTGCGGTCTTTACTCCAAGTTCTATCGGTTCATTCGGTTTGAGTACACCTCACACACAGACACCACAGGACACTGTTCAACGCCCTGGTACAATCTATGGTGTGTCAAAGGTTACCACAGAGTTGCTCAGCGACTACTACTTTAAGAAGTATGGTGTTGATACCCGTTCAGTACGTTTCCCAGGTTTGATTTCCTATGTAACACCTCCGGGTGGTGGTACTACTGACTATGCTGTTGACATCTATTACGCTGCTGTTCGTGGTGAGAAGTTCGTGTGTCCTATCAAGAAGGGAACACTGATGGACATGATGTACATGCCAGATGGTTTGCACGCAGCTATCTCATTGATGGAAGCTGATCCAACTCGTTTGGTTCATCGCAATGGTTTCAACATTGCTTCAATGAGCTTCGACCCTGAAGAAATCTTCAATGCTATCAAGCGTTACAAGCCTGACTTTGAGATGGAATACGACGTAGACCCACTCAAGCAGGGTATTGCTGACAGTTGGCCAGACAGTCTTGACGACAGTTGCGCACGCGCTGAATGGGATTGGAAACCTCAGTATGACCTCGACGATATGACTGTTGACATGCTGAAGAATCTTGAAGCTAAGTTGAAATAA